The following proteins are encoded in a genomic region of Liolophura sinensis isolate JHLJ2023 chromosome 7, CUHK_Ljap_v2, whole genome shotgun sequence:
- the LOC135470009 gene encoding L-threonine 3-dehydrogenase, mitochondrial-like — MIRRLCRRVAPMALGQSNGLKMWRGTGVVGSFHQPSTRNGTLETKKHLSSQPPESQFRDPPRVLITGSLGQLGTGLAKLLRERYGRENVIMSDIVKAPREIAESGPYLYADVLDFKNLQEIVVNHRIDWIVHYSALLSAVGESNVPLAMRVNIEGLHNVLELAKQYRLKIFVPSTIGAFGPDSPRNPAPDICVQRPRTIYGVSKVHAELMGEYYYHKFDLDFRCLRYPGVISADTNPGGGTTDYAVHIFHDAVRGGVFNCFLRPDTRLPMMFIDDCLESTVKFLEQPNESLTQRTYNVSAMSFTPEELVNEVRKFVPNLQVNYNVDSRQEIADSWPEVLDDSGARRDWNWCHKYDIEDLCRVMFEALNFESAQPGQIQAKGM; from the exons ATGATCCGTAGGCTGTGCAGACGAGTGGCTCCGATGGCATTGGGACAATCAAACGGACTGAAAATGTGGAGGGGGACAGGAGTTGTCGGGTCTTTCCACCAACCAAGCACGAGAAACGGCACGCTGGAGACAAAGAAACACCTGAGCTCCCAGCCACCCGAGTCTCAGTTCAGAGACCCACCTAGGGTACTGATTACAG GAAGCCTGGGTCAACTTGGAACCGGACTAGCAAAATTACTCAG AGAAAGGTATGGTCGTGAAAACGTGATTATGTCAGATATCGTCAAGGCACCACGGGAAATCGCTGAAAGTG GACCTTATTTGTACGCCGATGTTCTCGATTTCAAGAATCTGCAGGAGATTGTCGTCAATCATCGAATTGATTGGATAGTCCACTACAGTGCCCTCTTGAGTGCTGTTGGCGAGAGTAACGTCCCCTTGGCCATGAGGGTTAATATTGAAGGTCTGCATAATGTCCTGGAATTAGCCAAGCAGTATCGACTCAAAATATTTGTTCCTAGTACCATAG GTGCATTCGGCCCTGACTCACCTCGAAACCCCGCCCCGGATATCTGTGTGCAGCGCCCTCGAACAATCTATGGGGTGTCCAAGGTTCATGCTGAGCTCATGGGAGAG tACTATTATCACAAATTCGACTTGGACTTCAGGTGTCTACGATACCCAGGCGTAATTTCGGCGGACACAAATCCTGGGGGTGGAACAACAG ACTACGCCGTTCACATATTCCACGACGCCGTCAGAGGCGGCGTATTTAACTGTTTCCTGAGACCGGACACCCGCCTTCCCATGATGTTCATTGATGACTGTCTGGAATCGACCGTCAAGTTCCTGGAACAGCCGAACGAGTCTCTGACTCAGAGGACTTATAACGTGAGTGCCATGAgctttacacctgaggaactCGTGAATGAGGTGCGGAAGTTCGTTCCCAATCTACAAGTGAACTACAACGTGGACTCCAGACAAGAAATAG CGGATTCGTGGCCGGAAGTGTTGGATGACAGCGGTGCACGCCGGGATTGGAACTGGTGTCACAAGTACGACATCGAGGATTTATGCCGTGTCATGTTTGAGGCCTTGAACTTCGAATCTGCACAGCCCGGCCAAATTCAGGCGAAAGGAATGTAA
- the LOC135471729 gene encoding LOW QUALITY PROTEIN: uncharacterized protein LOC135471729 (The sequence of the model RefSeq protein was modified relative to this genomic sequence to represent the inferred CDS: inserted 1 base in 1 codon) — protein MNDSDRPRTMERGTVPLRHSSSVPFMVRLPRRYEVYQQQPLRRRRSSLQLNPVSDDDNVRVHDLNMAIQWLTQELIFIRQHDVLLRRLFHQIRRTLTNLTRSKDLSSSSDKTSTDCSGESPDFDDDDSPIRTCLLRSASSNTLYDSDDSDDSDEFRNRSCSXRDSREMAAAARRRGSKDLYV, from the exons ATGAATGACAGCGACCGGCCCCGCACTATGGAGAGAGGGACGGTCCCTTTGCGTCACTCGTCCTCCGTCCCATTCATGGTGCGCTTACCCCGACGGTACGAGGTCTATCAACAACAGCCCCTGAGGAGG AGACGATCCAGTTTACAGCTGAATCCGGTGAGCGATGACGACAACGTCAGAGTCCATGACCTCAACATGGCTATACAGTGGCTGACACAGGAGCTG ATATTTATACGTCAACATGACGTGTTGCTAAGACGTCTGTTTCACCAGATCAGGAGGACTTTGACAAATCTAACGAGAAGCAAGGATTTAAGCAGTTCCTCTGACAAAACATCTACGGACTGTTCCGGAGAAAGCCCAGACTTTGACGATGACGATTCCCCGATTAGGACGTGTCTGTTACGATCCGCTTCCAGCAACACGCTCTACGATTCGGATGACTCGGATGATTCCGATGAGTTCCGTAATCGCTCGTGTT TCCGTGACTCACGAGAAATGGCCGCAGCAGCTAGAAGGAGAGGGAGTAAGGACTTGTATGTCTGA